The following proteins are encoded in a genomic region of Sylvia atricapilla isolate bSylAtr1 chromosome 14, bSylAtr1.pri, whole genome shotgun sequence:
- the FAXDC2 gene encoding fatty acid hydroxylase domain-containing protein 2 isoform X1, protein MITHSIPQQVCCCVLQSMREAKQAITRLPSSFQIPKMPGQDTAARAYSCYFSQGEKLSHALRISAYVFSTGLVMFTALANSVSWVTQSITLGNFWQTAWLEFYDYMEGDEWAIFLVGAALVPALAFWGFNGILLVADITGKPTFITRYRIQLGKNDPVDKKKLYKAIYTALGNQFFISFPMLVPMFYIMQWWDNTFSKELPTFQWFLVELSIFTVVEEILFYYTHRLAHHPVLYKHIHKKHHEWTAPIGVVSIYAHPIEHIVSNTLPVMTGPMIMGSHIVSVSAWFSIALVTTSISHCGYHLPLLPSPEFHDFHHLKFNQCYGVLGVLDFLHGTDRMFRQTKAFERHKVLLGLTPLSESIPEPPKKEE, encoded by the exons ATGATTACACACAGTATCCCACAACAGGTTTGTTGTTGTGTTCTTCAGAGTATGCGTGAAGCAAAACAGGCCATCACACGACTGCCTTCATCATTTCAAATACCAAAAATGCCAGGGCAAGACACAGCAGCACGTGCTTACTCTTGTTACTTCTCACAGGGAGAGAAGCTCTCGCATGCCTTGAGGATCAGTGCCTATGTCTTCAGCACGGGCCTGGTCATGTTCACTGCCTTAGCAAACTCTGTTTCCTG GGTTACGCAGAGTATAACTTTAGGCAATTTCTGGCAAACAGCATGGTTGGAGTTCTACGACTATATGGAGGGAGATGAGTGGGCAATCTTCCTCGTTG GGGCTGCATTGGTGCCTGCACTTGCTTTCTGGGGCTTCAATGGAATCCTTCTGGTGGCTGATATAACAGGAAAGCCAACTTTCATTACTCGCTATCGCATTCAGCTGGGCAAGAATGATCCT GTGGACAAAAAGAAACTGTACAAAGCCATCTACACAGCGTTGGGTAATCAGTTCTTCATCTCCTTTCCCATGCTCGTGCCCATGTTCTACATCATGCAATGGTGGGACAACACCTTCAGCAAGGAATTACCAACCTTCCAGTGGTTTCTTGTGGAGCTAAGCATTTTTACTGTAGTAGAGGAAATTCTCTTCTATTATACACACAG GCTTGCTCACCACCCAGTGCTGTATAAACACATTCACAAGAAGCACCACGAGTGGACAGCCCCCATCGGTGTGGTCTCCATCTATGCTCACCCAATTGAGCACATA GTCTCCAACACTCTGCCTGTCATGACTGGCCCGATGATCATGGGATCTCATATTGTTTCAGTCTCAGCATGGTTCTCCATTGCTCTTGTAACAACAAGCATTTCTCACTGTGGCTACCACCTGCCCCTCCTGCCATCTCCAGAGTTCCATGACTTCCACCACCTCAA GTTCAACCAGTGCTATGGAGTGCTGGGAGTGCTGGATTTTCTGCACGGCACGGACAGAATGTTCAGACAAACCAAAGCCTTCGAGAGACACAAGGTCCTGCTCGGCCTCACGCCGCTCTCTGAGAGCATCCCTGAGCCACCCAAGAAGGAGGAGTGa
- the FAXDC2 gene encoding fatty acid hydroxylase domain-containing protein 2 isoform X2, whose translation METDSGYSSTAELQKQGEKLSHALRISAYVFSTGLVMFTALANSVSWVTQSITLGNFWQTAWLEFYDYMEGDEWAIFLVGAALVPALAFWGFNGILLVADITGKPTFITRYRIQLGKNDPVDKKKLYKAIYTALGNQFFISFPMLVPMFYIMQWWDNTFSKELPTFQWFLVELSIFTVVEEILFYYTHRLAHHPVLYKHIHKKHHEWTAPIGVVSIYAHPIEHIVSNTLPVMTGPMIMGSHIVSVSAWFSIALVTTSISHCGYHLPLLPSPEFHDFHHLKFNQCYGVLGVLDFLHGTDRMFRQTKAFERHKVLLGLTPLSESIPEPPKKEE comes from the exons ATGGAAACAGACTCTGGATATTCCtccactgctgagctgcagaagcAG GGAGAGAAGCTCTCGCATGCCTTGAGGATCAGTGCCTATGTCTTCAGCACGGGCCTGGTCATGTTCACTGCCTTAGCAAACTCTGTTTCCTG GGTTACGCAGAGTATAACTTTAGGCAATTTCTGGCAAACAGCATGGTTGGAGTTCTACGACTATATGGAGGGAGATGAGTGGGCAATCTTCCTCGTTG GGGCTGCATTGGTGCCTGCACTTGCTTTCTGGGGCTTCAATGGAATCCTTCTGGTGGCTGATATAACAGGAAAGCCAACTTTCATTACTCGCTATCGCATTCAGCTGGGCAAGAATGATCCT GTGGACAAAAAGAAACTGTACAAAGCCATCTACACAGCGTTGGGTAATCAGTTCTTCATCTCCTTTCCCATGCTCGTGCCCATGTTCTACATCATGCAATGGTGGGACAACACCTTCAGCAAGGAATTACCAACCTTCCAGTGGTTTCTTGTGGAGCTAAGCATTTTTACTGTAGTAGAGGAAATTCTCTTCTATTATACACACAG GCTTGCTCACCACCCAGTGCTGTATAAACACATTCACAAGAAGCACCACGAGTGGACAGCCCCCATCGGTGTGGTCTCCATCTATGCTCACCCAATTGAGCACATA GTCTCCAACACTCTGCCTGTCATGACTGGCCCGATGATCATGGGATCTCATATTGTTTCAGTCTCAGCATGGTTCTCCATTGCTCTTGTAACAACAAGCATTTCTCACTGTGGCTACCACCTGCCCCTCCTGCCATCTCCAGAGTTCCATGACTTCCACCACCTCAA GTTCAACCAGTGCTATGGAGTGCTGGGAGTGCTGGATTTTCTGCACGGCACGGACAGAATGTTCAGACAAACCAAAGCCTTCGAGAGACACAAGGTCCTGCTCGGCCTCACGCCGCTCTCTGAGAGCATCCCTGAGCCACCCAAGAAGGAGGAGTGa